TTTAATAAACCACTCAGGATAATTTGCCAATACAAACATCAATCGAGCACCTATAACACCAGAAATTACTACAATCATTAATAGATTTAATAAAAAGTCTTCATCGTAATTTAATTTCATTGCCTCTTTGTACAAATAATATCCACCAATAGCAATAGAAATAGCCATAAAAATTCCATACCAATGAACAGCAATTGGACCAATTTTAAAAGCATAAGGGCTAATTGTCGGAATGTACATCATACAACCTCCATACAATAGTTTTTAAACAGAAAACTCTGATAAGATTTTCATTATAATATCATTCTACAGCATTTCGATAATATGTCAAGAGGTGACTTTTATTTCCTTATAATGCTTTTATATGACTCTGAAATAAAAAAATCTATCCTCAACATAAAAAGTTTTGGCACCAAACCTAAATTACATAAAAATAAAGGCAGCAAGCTTCCTTCTACTCTGATTGGTATAAGAAATTGCTCGCGAGGAATATTTAAGAAATTTCAACCGTTTTTTTAAACTCCTCTTTTATCTTCTTTAGCAATTCCTCTTTTGTCATTATATCTACCGCAGTCATAGCCAGAGCTTTGGCTGCAAGTACGGCTGCCTCCTTTCCCCTCTCTGAACCTGCAGCTTTCAAAAATTCCAAGCTATGAGGTGCTATGTCCTCTTCAGCTATGGCAATGTGGGGATGGATAGAAGGCACAACCTGGCTTACATTTCCCATGTCCGTTGAGCCAACGCCCTCTTCCTTATCGCTTATATCATGATAACCCAGTTCCTTTAAATTAGCTTTAAATGTCTCAACCATAGTTTTATTGGTTATTAGGTTGTCAAAGCCAAGCTCAAAATTTCTATATGAAAGCTTTGCTCCAGTTGCCACCTCAGCACCCTTGGCACAGGCTATTACTTTTTCCTTTACCTCCAGCATGTATTTTTTTTCTTTTGCCCTCACGTAAAAGCGGGCGACAGCTCTTTCGGGAATAATATTGGGAGTGTATCCTCCTTCGGTAATTATCCCATGGATTCTCGCATCAGGTCTCAACTGCTGCCTTAAGGCATTGATACCGTTGAAAAGAAGGATGACCGCGTCCAGAGCATTTATGCCTAGGTGAGGTGCAACGGCGGCATGCGCTGCTTTACCCGTATATGTAAACTCCAGAGGTTCTATGGCAAGGGAAGTAGTATATACAGTAGTTCTATTGCCAGGATGTACCATCATAGCTGCATCCACATCAAAAAATACCTCTTTCTACTAGTATTACCTTGGCACCGTCAGTTTCTTCTGCAGGGGAACCTACTAACATCACTTCGCCGAAAAGCTCTTCATCTAATGCCCCTAAGGCTGCTGCAGCTCCAAAACTTGCAGCTGCAATTAAGTTATGACCACAAGCGTGACCTATTTCTGGAAGAGCATCATACTCAGCCAAAAGCGCCACCTTGGGACCAGGTTTTTTACCTTTTTTCTGTGCCAAAAAAGCAGTTGGCAGGCCTTCGACTTCATTTACTAAAAAACCATAACCGTTTATTTTTTCCTTTAATAGTTTTGAAGCTTTAAATTCTTGATTTCCAAGCTCAGGATTTTTGTATATCTCATCAGCAATTTCAAAAATCTCCCCCTTAATACTATCGATAAAAGAAATGACCTTCTTTTTCAATTCTTCCACACCTATAACTCCTTCCTAACCTATATGAATTTTACAAAAATGTTTATCAATATCACTAAGCAGTCTATAAGCATTTCTTCATTTAGAATAAGGGGATTTACGGTTCTGTTGATTTAACCATAATCCCAGCCAAGGATAACGAAAGTAATGATTACTATTGTGTATAACATGTTGTAATTTATGTTATCAATTTAAAACTGTAAAGTCAAGAACCTTTTTGTATCTCCCTCAAATAGGTATAGACATATTTACCACTTAGAGAATAATTACAAAAACATTGAAGAAGAAAACACATAAAAAGAATAGAGCTGCCTCCTTGGGCAACAGGGGCAAAATATTACCATTCCTGCATAAACATCAAAAAATCGAGTAGGAGCTGAATAATTATTTTATTCAGCGTCCTCTCACACCACCGTACGTACCGTTCGGTATACGGCGGTTCATTAGGAATTGTGTACAATTAGATATCTTTGGGATAAACTCTTATAACCTATGCTTTCAAAGTATTTATTTGTAAGAGTCTTATTTAGGATTGGGCTATTGGATATTCTCCAGTAGCCTTTCCTTGTATTGGCGTATTCCCAGGCTTTTTGTTCTTCTACTCCTAGTTTTACTAAGTTATCATGCTTCGTTTTTATCTTCTTCCATTGTTTCCATATACATGCCCTTAGTCTTCGCCTTATCCATTCGTCAAGGGTTTTCATTATGCTTTTCGCGTCTGCTAATCCAAAATAGTTGACCCATCCTGTTGTTATTTGATTTAGTCTTTTTATTCTGTTTTCCATGCTTATTCCCTTGTTCCGATTGGTTATTTCTCTTACTTTTTCCTTAAACCTTTTGATGGATTTTTCATGGATTCTTATTCTTACTTCGTTTTCTTTTGTATAGAATGAAAATCCAAGAAATTTTCTTCTCCATGGTCTATCTACAGCACTTTTTGCTTCGTTGACTTTTAGTTTTAATTTGCTTTCTATGAATTTCTTTATGCTCTTCATTACTCTGTTTCCTGCAGACCTGCTTCTTACATATATGTTGCAGTCATCTGCGTATCGGCAGAATTTGTGCCCTCTCTTTTCAAGTTCTTTGTCTAGTTCATCCAACATTATGTTTGCTAATAGGGGACTTAATGGCCCTCCTTGGGGTGTCCCTTCTTCTGTTGATACTTTGATTCCGTTTATCATTACTCCCGATTCTAGGTATCTTCGTATTAACTTTAGTACTCTTTTGTCTCCTATCCGCTTTTCTAGTTTGGACATTATTATGTCGTGGTTTACTCTGTCAAAGAACTTTTCTAAGTCCATATCTACAACCCATGTGTATCCTTCATTTATGTATGCTTCTGCGGCTTTTATTGCGTCTTTTGCACTGCGTCCTGGTCTGAATCCATAACTGCTATCAGAAAATGTATGGTTGTAGACTTTATTCAGTATTTGGGCTATTGCTTGTTGTATTAGTCTGTCTAGTACTGTAGGTATTCCTAGTAGTCTTACTCCTCCATCTGGTTTGGGAATTTCTACTCTTCGCACTGGTTGTGGTTTGTATTTCCCCTCCAGCAGTTGTTGTTTTATGGTTGGCCAGTTTTCTTTGAGATACGGTAGAAGTTCATCTACTTCCATCCCATCGACTCCATGGCTTCCTTTATTTGCAACAACGCGCTTGTATGCTGCTCTCATGTTTCCTCGTTCTACTATCATTTCAAGCATCTTGCTGGTATATCTTTGTACTTCGTTTCTTCCATCTTCCGACGCCGATGATATACTATGCACTTCCGTTGTCTTTTGAAATTCCATTTCTCTATTCAACGGATAGCCTCTTTGTTGAGTTGTCTGCAGTCTCTGCATATCTTTCGAGTCCATAAGATTTCCAAAACCTCCTAACGTTCGGTCCTTCCTTATCTATTCATGTCTAGATAAGTACTATGACCTCTGCTGACTTCTCAAGGTTCAGCCATACATCACTGCATGGGTTGTCACTTCAGATTTTACTTCCATGACTTATCCTTGAGACCTCCCCGGGTAAGAACGATAACTTTCATCTCATATATCTGCCAGATTTACTGTATGGGATTCGGGTAGTGTTGGACTTCGTTTTGTTACGCAAACTCATCCATCCCAATTCAGCCTCTTATCTGGTTCTTGTTCATCAGACCGAGATTTTGCCTTAAGCTTCCTTCAGATTCCACCTCACGATGGACACCCTTGCTCTTGGCTAGTGGTTCCCACTACCAAGCCCACAGCGGACTTTCACCGCCTAGTTATCGCCCATGCCGGGCGCACATAAAAATCCCGGCATCTATACAATGCCGGAAAATCTTCATATTATTGGTGGGGTTAACAGGGATCGAACCTGTGACCTCTACGATGTGAGCGTAGCGCTCTGACCAGCTGAGCTATAACCCCACTTTCTATATTTTTATTATATACATCTCTCTAAAATATGTCAATCACAAATTTTTTAATACAAAGAAGGACTTTAAACGTTTTAATAGAATTTATAATATAAAACCACTTACTTGCATAATAACATATACTATATAGTAAAAATCACCAAATAAGAATATCATTTTATAAAAAGAGGGATATCATGAATGACTTATTATCATTGAGATGCATAAACATTACTTTGAGCGAAATTCTTAGCGACGAATACCTTTCCCTCATGAAGTGGGAAATAGAAAAAATTTTACAAATTAACTTGATACAACATATTCTAAAATATGAAGACGATACTGAATGGTTTATTCTTCTAAATGGAATAGAAAAAAACTTTCGACTTTGGCTGACAATTTTCCAAGACTCTTATGAACCAGTTAATAGAATTATAATTAATGAACTTTCTGTGTCTTTTGAAAAAGAAATTGACAAAAAAGAACTAGAAAAACAAATTATAAAAACTGTTTCTGAGTTTTTACGCGATATTGGTGTCATTTCAGTATATTCTAATAATACATCTTTGCCTTGGGAAGAATTAGGATTTATGCTAGAAGAAAATAAATTATATTTTAGTTTAAAATAAAACCCCTCAAAAGAGGGATTTTATTTTGCTAATTCATATATAGCGTGAGCATAAATTTTTGCATTTAATATCAAATCTTCAATTTCTATATATTCATCCGCTTGATGTGCTAACTCTGGCTTGCCTGGAAAAACAGGCCCAAATGCTACTGTGTTAGGCATCTCTTTCGCATAAGTTCCTCCACCTATTGCTAAAAGCTCTGCTTTCTGTCCCGTCTGTTCTTCATAAACTTTGCTCAAAGTTTTTATCAAAGGATGGTCTGGTGGGAAATACAAAGGTGGTTGATGGAGCATGTCTTCTATTCTCATCCCATTAGTTTTGATTTTTTCTTCAAAAATATTCATCCAATCCTCATATTTATATTTTACAGGATATCGAATATTTAATCCTAATACTCCTTTGTTTTCATCTAATTGAATAGTACCAACGTTAAAAGTCAATTCTCCTGTTTCATCTTTTAAGTATATCCCAAAAGTTTTTCCATCTGTTTCCATTCCCACATTTGTAGCAAAGAAATGTATAAAATCTTTGACATCGCTATCCTCTAAATCTATTCTGTCAAGGAAGAGAAATAGCTGCATTATAGCATTTTTCCCTAAGTGTGGAAGGCTGCCATGAGCCGAAACCCCTACTGATTTGATTACAAGCATTTCGTCTTTTTCTTCAGCCTTCAAATTGTAACCAGTCTCTTTTATGAAGGCTTCTAACTTATCTTGAATTTCTTTCTTCTTATTTGCCTCTTTTACCTCTAATCCAGCTTCACAATAGCCTGGTACTACATTAGGCCTTTCTCCACCTTTGATGTATTTTATAACAATGTTGCTGGACTTTTTATTAAAGTCTTTTACCACATTAAACATTGTTATTCCTTTTTCTGCATATATAATTGGATATTGAGCATCAGGAGTAAAGCCCATTGTAGGAGCTTCATCGTGTTTTAAATAATAAGCAATCTCGTGAGAACCTGTCTCTTCATTTGTTCCAAATAAAATTCTCACTCTTTTAGAAAGCTTTAACCCAGCGTCTTTTATAGCCTTTAGCCCGTATAAAGCAGCAATTATAGGGCCCTTATCATCTACAGTACCTCTCCCATATATCTTTCCATCATGTATTTCAGCACCATAAGGTGGATAAGTCCACCCATCACCTTCTGGAACTACATCTAAATGTCCCAAAACTCCTATCATTTCTTCTCCTTCGCCGTATTCTGCATACCCTACATAGCCATCCACGTTTTTAGTCCTAAAGCCTAAACTTTGTGCAATCTCTAAAGCTTTGTCCAATGCCTTAGCAACACCTTCTCCATAAGGCATTCCTGGTTTCGGTTCATCTTGTACGCTTTTTATCTTGACTAACTCTTGAACAGATTTTATAATGTCATCTCTCATATTGTCTATGTAGGAATTTAAATCCATAAAAATCCCCCCAATAATTTGGTAATCACATCTCTATTATATACCTTTACTTAAATGTTTTCAATATTTTTCTATCTGCTTCCTATTTTCTTACCTATAACATTCCAAAAGGAAGGGGTTTCAAAGCCAATCCTCCACACACATATGCCATGTAAATTATACCTTTTAGCAACTTCTATCTTCTCAGCTAAAGTGGCAGAGTTTTCAAACCATACCTCTCTCGTTATTCCCGTGTTTTTGTCATAATAGACATAATAAGGCTCTTGGTATTGGTCGCTCCACTTTATTTGAATTCCTTGAATTTGTGCTTTTGTAAGTATTTCTTTTGTAGGGCGAGAGAAACCACCACTTTTACTTGCAGGCCAATCATATCCATAAGTAGCTACTCCTAAACATATTTGTTCAGGTTTAAAACCTTCATTTAGTGCATCTTTGACGTTGTACTCCACCCACTGCTCAGGAGAAACAGGTCCCGGCGGTGAAGAAGCATTATGCCTATCATAGGTCATCAAGGTGACATGGTCCACTAAAGGCGCTAATTCGTGATAGTCGTATATACCTGATATTTCTTTAGGTACCTGATAATGAGGTATAACGGAAATGTCAAGAATTTTACCTTCTTTTTTGATAAGCGGTCTTATTTTGCTTATAAAAGCCGTAAGATAATCTTTGTCCTGAACATAATTTTTAGTTCCATGAGGAATAAACTCAAAATCTATGTTGTAACCGTCAAAATCATGTTTTTTTAATAAAGCCATTAATTGAGAAATAGCCTTTTCTCGGATATTTGGATCCAAAAGAACTTCATCTTTGCTGTTAGCCACATTAACAAGAGGAACTACTTTTATCCCTTGTTTTTTCGCATAATCCAGCACTTGAGGGTTTGTAGAATCTTTTACTGTCCCGTCTCCTTCTACAGTAAGCCACAAGGGAGAAAGTGTATCAATATATCTTGAATATTTTACCAATGATTGATATGAATTATCTGGGCCAGCAGAATCAACATAAAATCCTACTACTTGAAGTTTTTTTACTCCTATCTTACTAAAAGGTTTGAAAAAGGGTTTTTGAGCTGTACTTTTACATCCGCTCAAAGATATTGATATGGTTAATAGCAAAATTATCAAGATTGATATCAATCTCAATTTTTTCCACATAAAAAGATATAACCTCCTCATTTTTATGATTCGGTTATATCTTTTGATAAAAAATAAATTTTATGTATAAAAAT
The sequence above is a segment of the Thermoanaerobacter ethanolicus JW 200 genome. Coding sequences within it:
- a CDS encoding zinc-binding metallopeptidase family protein translates to MEELKKKVISFIDSIKGEIFEIADEIYKNPELGNQEFKASKLLKEKINGYGFLVNEVEGLPTAFLAQKKGKKPGPKVALLAEYDALPEIGHACGHNLIAAASFGAAAALGALDEELFGEVMLVGSPAEETDGAKVILVERGIF
- a CDS encoding peptidase dimerization domain-containing protein, whose translation is MDAAMMVHPGNRTTVYTTSLAIEPLEFTYTGKAAHAAVAPHLGINALDAVILLFNGINALRQQLRPDARIHGIITEGGYTPNIIPERAVARFYVRAKEKKYMLEVKEKVIACAKGAEVATGAKLSYRNFELGFDNLITNKTMVETFKANLKELGYHDISDKEEGVGSTDMGNVSQVVPSIHPHIAIAEEDIAPHSLEFLKAAGSERGKEAAVLAAKALAMTAVDIMTKEELLKKIKEEFKKTVEIS
- the pepV gene encoding dipeptidase PepV — encoded protein: MDLNSYIDNMRDDIIKSVQELVKIKSVQDEPKPGMPYGEGVAKALDKALEIAQSLGFRTKNVDGYVGYAEYGEGEEMIGVLGHLDVVPEGDGWTYPPYGAEIHDGKIYGRGTVDDKGPIIAALYGLKAIKDAGLKLSKRVRILFGTNEETGSHEIAYYLKHDEAPTMGFTPDAQYPIIYAEKGITMFNVVKDFNKKSSNIVIKYIKGGERPNVVPGYCEAGLEVKEANKKKEIQDKLEAFIKETGYNLKAEEKDEMLVIKSVGVSAHGSLPHLGKNAIMQLFLFLDRIDLEDSDVKDFIHFFATNVGMETDGKTFGIYLKDETGELTFNVGTIQLDENKGVLGLNIRYPVKYKYEDWMNIFEEKIKTNGMRIEDMLHQPPLYFPPDHPLIKTLSKVYEEQTGQKAELLAIGGGTYAKEMPNTVAFGPVFPGKPELAHQADEYIEIEDLILNAKIYAHAIYELAK
- the ltrA gene encoding group II intron reverse transcriptase/maturase — encoded protein: MDSKDMQRLQTTQQRGYPLNREMEFQKTTEVHSISSASEDGRNEVQRYTSKMLEMIVERGNMRAAYKRVVANKGSHGVDGMEVDELLPYLKENWPTIKQQLLEGKYKPQPVRRVEIPKPDGGVRLLGIPTVLDRLIQQAIAQILNKVYNHTFSDSSYGFRPGRSAKDAIKAAEAYINEGYTWVVDMDLEKFFDRVNHDIIMSKLEKRIGDKRVLKLIRRYLESGVMINGIKVSTEEGTPQGGPLSPLLANIMLDELDKELEKRGHKFCRYADDCNIYVRSRSAGNRVMKSIKKFIESKLKLKVNEAKSAVDRPWRRKFLGFSFYTKENEVRIRIHEKSIKRFKEKVREITNRNKGISMENRIKRLNQITTGWVNYFGLADAKSIMKTLDEWIRRRLRACIWKQWKKIKTKHDNLVKLGVEEQKAWEYANTRKGYWRISNSPILNKTLTNKYFESIGYKSLSQRYLIVHNS
- a CDS encoding glycosyl hydrolase family 18 protein: MWKKLRLISILIILLLTISISLSGCKSTAQKPFFKPFSKIGVKKLQVVGFYVDSAGPDNSYQSLVKYSRYIDTLSPLWLTVEGDGTVKDSTNPQVLDYAKKQGIKVVPLVNVANSKDEVLLDPNIREKAISQLMALLKKHDFDGYNIDFEFIPHGTKNYVQDKDYLTAFISKIRPLIKKEGKILDISVIPHYQVPKEISGIYDYHELAPLVDHVTLMTYDRHNASSPPGPVSPEQWVEYNVKDALNEGFKPEQICLGVATYGYDWPASKSGGFSRPTKEILTKAQIQGIQIKWSDQYQEPYYVYYDKNTGITREVWFENSATLAEKIEVAKRYNLHGICVWRIGFETPSFWNVIGKKIGSR